TGGGTCGCAAATTACTGCATTAAATTGCGGATATAGCCCTCCAGGCCGGAGGCGCGAAAACGCCATAATTTCCCGAATTTGAGGCCGGGAATCTCCCCTCGCCGTGCTCTTCGCTTTACCGTCTCGGGATGCACACGCATTAGTTCCGCAGCCTGCTGGCTGTCCAGTAAAGGCTCGAAGATCTCGGCCGCCTTCATCTGATCGTCTTCTTGCTTTTGCATCTTCGTCTCCTATCGGCACGTTTTCCCGGATTTCGCGAGATTGGGAAGTGCGATCAATTGCGCTCCGTAGCGCCCATAGCCAGACGATAGGTTGAAATTATGGCGGCGATTATTACCTTTTGCGACGCATTATTCCATCTGAGGCAATAATCCAGAGCCACACTGTGTTGCATCGCGACCACAATTGTTAAAGCCTTCAGCTTGAGTCTTGCCCGGTTATGCGCGATGATCGATTTCATCGATGAGCAGCACACCCATCATTCCGCCAGGCGGTATGCCGCCAACCCCACCGCACTGGCTTGAGGAAAGCGATTGGATCGTCCTCATCGAGTTTCTGCCAAAAGATGACGTCGAAGACCGCACGCAGGCCGCAGAGCGGATCGGGTACATGCTGGCGTATGCGCAAATGACCGACACCCGAATGCTGGCCCTTTTGGGTGATCCTCGAGCGGACGCGTACGAGCTGCTGTTCTCGTTCAATTCGACTGAGAACAAAGCTGAGTTCATCCGCCTTCTCAATTCAAACGAACTATCCGCCTGCGACGAAGAATTCATTCAGGTCCCTCCGCAGGACGAGATCGATGCGGCCCAACCTATCGCTAAGGTTTTGCCTGAAGACGTTGTCCAGCGAGTCACTCTGATCGCAACCATGCTGATGGGCGGGCAGTCTGGAATCGTTCAGTAAAAGTCTGCGTCTTCGAAATGTCTGAAGGAGCGATTCTCGAAGACGTTCCTGCAGCACTTGAGTGATTGCCAATACTGATCCCCGCAACTCCATTGCTCTTCATTCGCGCGCGCGGACACTACTTCGGGCCTGGTCCGCCGCCCTTCGGACGGGGCGGGCTCTGCTTCGGCCTGACAGCCGCCCTCCGGGTTTCGGGTCTCTCCAAAACAATCTTCTGCAAAGAACACAGAACATTCTTTCGGCCCTCACGAAAATGCACCCGCTTGCCTTGGGAGGCGGGTCCCTCGCATCGCTTCGCGTGGTGTGTCCCGAGCGCCTTCAGAGGCAAGGGATCAAGAGGAGATTCAGAGATGGCAACCACGACCGTAGCAACCGCACAGCAGAGCAACTTCAACAACCAGATCCTTTACGGCAACTGCATCGAAGTCATGCGTCAGATGCTCGCGAATAGCGTCGATTTCATACTAACCGATCCACCGTATCTCGTGAACTACCGTGATCGCAGTGGACGCACGATTCAGAACGACGTCGATGAGAGCTGGCTCAAACCCGCGATGGCAGAAGCGTATCGTGTACTAAAGCAGGACCGCGTCGCCGTCGTGTTCTACGGGTGGACGAAGATCGATGCGTTCTTCGAAGCTTGGCGCAGCGCAGGTTTCCACCCTGTCGGACACATCGTATTTCGCAAGAGCTATAGCTCGAAGAGCAGGTTCCTCCGCTATCAGCACGAGCAGGCATTCCTACTAGCGAAGGGCAGGCCGCCACTCCCGAAGCAGCCGCTCGGCGATGTGATGGATATGCCCTACAGCGGCAACAAGCTTCATCCCACGCAGAAGCCGGTATCAGCACTCGCACAACTGATCCGCAGTTTCTCCATTCCAGGAGAGAACGTCCTTGATCCCTTCGCTGGAAGCGGAAGCACCTGCGCCGCATCGCTCCTTACGGGTCGTGAGTACATCGGCGTGGAGATGGATGACGTGTACTTCCAGCAGGCCAGCGAACGCTTAAAGAGAGTCCACCAGAGGGTCGCCGTAAGACGATCTTCTGGTTCGGGCATTCCTACGCGAGTGTGATGTTATCCGCATGCCGGTCGCGCCTCAATGCGAGCAGTCGCTCTGAGTCGCATGATCGTTGCCTTGACCCGCAGCACGCCCGCGGATTCTTTGCCAGTCATGGTGGGAATGCCAGGCTCTGCGCCTGCGCGGCGCGGTAGCTGAAGCCCATCTTCCCCTTCTCATGATGTGTTTTTTCGTTCGCAAACTGTGTCTCTGGATTATTGCTTTTAACGCAATAATGCGTCGCAAAAGGTAATAATCGACCTCCCTTTTGTCGCCTACTGTCGCTCCAGTCGTTGCAACGGAGAGTGCTCACTCGCCGGAGATGCAAACGAAAGGAGCAGACATGCAACCCAGCCTTCCCACCAAACGGCTTCACTTCCGGCGATTGCGTTCGCAATGCCGGAGGTGGGCCATTCCAACGCTGATGTTCCTTGCCGCTCTGCCGGTCTACGCCCAGACCGGCGCTAGTCCATGGGAGAACGCGGTCAACGCCCTCAAGACCTCGTTCACTGGCCCCATCGCACAGGGTCTGTCGCTCGTGGCCATTGTCGTCGGAGGCCTGATGTTCGCCTACGGCGAAGGCCAGTCGAAGAAGATGCTCGCCGGCATCGTCTTCGGCATAGGCATGGCCATCGGCGCTGTGAACTTCATGGCCTGGCTCTTTCCGTAGCAGTGTTTTGACGGCAGGCTCAATCACAACCCAAGGATGGTGGGCAGAAGGGAGGTAGCGCATGGCAGAGGGCGGTTCACAACGCGACGCACGTAGAAATAGGGTCTTCAAGGCGATGAACCGCCCGCTGACCGTGTTAGGCGCAGAACGGCGACTTTTCTTTGTTGCGCTGATTACAGGCGGCGCGATCTTCTCCATGCTGCACTCGCTGGTCGGTGGCATAGGCCTGTTCATCGTTGGGGTCATCATTGCGCAAGTCGCCACGAAGCACGACGTAGAGATCCTTCGCATCCTCTTCAACTCCGCAAAGTTCCACAGGCGCTACGACTCCATGAAGTGGGAGTCCACCGCAATCAGCGTCAGGACACGCAATGTTCAGAATTGAAAACATCACGAAAGATTGGATGGAAGCAGGCTCCTTCGCCGCACAACTCAACCTGTACGGCTTCTGGGACGAACACAGCTTCCTGACGAAGACAGGCGACCTGGGCGTCGTACTCAAAGTCGGTGGGATCGACTACGAGAGTCTCGATCATGCTGGACGCGACTACGCGGTGAAGCGGCTCGAAGCCGCTCTGCGGTCTCTCGACGACAAGACGCGCCTCTACCAGATCCTGTTCAAACACAATCGGCCGGAGATCTCTTATGCCGAGTACGACGACCCACTCGTCCGCGCCGCCGCAGAACAACGCGCTGCGTTTCTCCAGTCGAAATCCGATCGGCTCTATTCCATCGAGATCTACTGGATCGTCATGGTGGACGGCAGCTATGCAAAGACGAGCTTCCTCCATGCGCTGGCGCAACTACCGAAACAGCCGAGTTCGTCGCTGCGCGAACTGCGCGCTCTGTTCTCAGGCAACAAAGAGCGCACCCTGCTCTCTGAGCAGATCGAACGCGACCGTTTGCGCCTGCAGCAAAAAGTTCAGAGTTTGAGTGGACAGCTTAACGATCTGATGAAGATCGAGCTGTCAGGGGCGGAGACGACCTTCCGGCTTGTCCGGCGTCTCGTCAACTTCCGCCCCTCCAAAATCGATGACGCTCCGCTTCGCGGCTCGCGTCATCTCGACCGGCAGGCATGCGACTCGGAGTTAGAGGCGCACCGTGGCTATCTGCGTCTTGACGACTGCTTCGTCCGCGTCCTCACGCTGAAGGAGATGCCCAGCGAGACGCGGCCACTGCAGTTGCGTAGTCTGCTCGACATTCCAGCCAACTTCCATGTCGTCACCGAATGGCATCCGGTAGACAACGCGAAGGCGCGCAAGGAGATCGCTTCGCGTCGCCGCCATCACCACAACTCCAAGACCAGCTTTGTCTCGAACCTCCAGGACCGGCAGAACGCCGGACCGAAGGACGAGTTGGTCGATGACTCGAAGGAAGCGGCGGTCGCCGAGCTGGGCTCGGCCCTGACGGCCATTGGTATGGAAGGCAAGAACTTCGGCGAGTTCACGTTCTCCGTCGTGATTTACGACGAGGACCGCCTGAAGGTCGAACATGCCGTCGCCGAGTTTCAGAAGTTATTCACACAGCACGATGGGTTGCTATACGAGGAACGTTACAACCTTCTCAATGCGTTCTTCGCTACTGTGCCGGGAAATAAACAGTTCAATCTCCGGAAGCAGTGGGCGCTCAACTCCAACTATGCCGATCTATCCTTCCTCTTCACGATCAATACCGGATCGCCGTGGAACGGGCATCTCGATCGCGAGTATCTCTCTCTCCTTGAATCGACGCATGGAACACCGTACTACCTGAACCTCCATGCGGGAGATGTTGCCCACACCCTATTGCTCGGCGCAACGGGCGCGGGCAAATCCTTCACCCTGGGGTTCATCATTCAATCACTGCAGAAGTATGCCCCGCTGACCTTTATCTTCGATGTCGGTGGCAGCTACGAGGCTTTGACGCGGACTTTCGGAGGCACCTGCCTGAACGTCGGACTCAAGACTCCCGGCTTCAGTATTAATCCTTTCTCGCTCGCACCCACATACGAGAACCTGAACTTTCTCTACCTATTCATGAGGGTTTTGATCGAAGGCCAGGGGAAGTACACGTTGACAGGCGACGATGAAAAATCGCTCTTCGCCACGATCGAGCGTGCTTATAAACTCCCGCGCGAGATACGGACCCTATCCAACTTCGCCTCCATCCTCGGGCCTCTGGGTGAGCGGCTGCAACGATGGCTAGGTAAAGGTCAGTTCGGCTACCTCTTCGACAACGCCGAGGACACCCTGACCTTCGCCCGCTTCCAGACTTTCAACTTCGATGGCTGGTCGGACTATCCCGACATCCTGGAGCCGCTGCTCTTTTACGTGCTCCAAAGGGCCTCATCGGAGATTGAAAAGGCGACGAATGCCGCAATCTTCAAAGTGTTTCTCGCCGACGAAGCCTCGATCTTCCTGAAGAACGCAATCATCCGCGATTGGGTGGTGCGGGCAGCACGGACGTGGCGTAAGAAAAATGCCGCCATGATTCTGGCGACGCAGTCGGTCGTGGAGTTAGCCGATGCGGGCGTTCTCAACATCATCAACGAGTCCTGTCCCACCAAGATCTTTCTGGCCAATCCAAACATCGATCGCAAACTCTATGCCGAGGTCTTCCAGCTCAATGACACGCAGCTTGAGCTGTTCGAGTCGCTTGTACCCAAGCGCGAGCTGCTGTTAATACAGCCGCGCGGTACGAAGAAGCTGGTCCTCGAAGTCGATGCGCTCGGGTATTGGATGGCTACCAACAACGCTCGCGACAACGTTCGCAAACAGGATTATTTTGCCCGCTTTGGGCCGGAGCAAGGCTTGATCCGGCTCGCCCAGGACTACCCGAACCCGCTCAGCTCATAACCCAACTCGACCCTCAAAGGAGATCTCATGCCTTCTGCACCCATCATCCCTCTTCTACTCGGCCTTGCTGCAACCGTCGCTCACGGCCAGCAGACCACCGCCCGCATCGTCAAATACCACGCCAACGACATCGTGAATGTCCGCGGCAAGATGAGCTACACAACACTCATTCAGCTTCCGCCAACAGAGAAGATTCTGGATGCAGCCACCGGCGACAAAGACTTCTGGATCGTCGATACGGTCGGAAACTATTGCTTTGTGCATCCTGCGAAGGCTGGCATCCACTCCAGCCTGGACCTGATTACCGACAGGGGCAGCATCTATTCATTCACCCTCGATGAAGCCGGGCCCGCCGATCCCGACCTGAAGATCGTTATCGAGCCGTCCGACCAGTCCTTATTTGCCGCCGGCAACGCAGGCAAGCTGGTCTCCGCGTCGGAAGTGATTGCTGCTCAGGAGCAGGCGCGACTTGCCCAGACTCATGCAGCGAGTGCCGTCGAACAGTTCCGCGCCGACTATCCGGTCAAGGCTTTGAAGTTTGACTACACCTACCGCACCGAGAGCCCTTTCGATGTCTCGGCGATCTATCACGATGACAAGTTCACCTACATCAAGTCGTCGGCGTCAGAGAAGTTCTCCATCTACGAGCTGAAGGATAAGAAGCCCGACCTGATCACCTTCCAGCTGCTCGACGGCACCTATGTCATCCCCACTGTGGTCGATCACGGCTACCTCGAGATCGGCAAACACAAGCTCAGCTTCGACCACAAAGACAAATAGGAGGCAACGTGCCAGAAGAAAAACAGATCCCCGAAGTATCCGAGGTGCAGGCTGCTGCACCTCAGACAAAAGTCCCTCCGGCCCTGCGCGACAAGCGCGCTTTGCCGGAGGGTGTCGTCCCCAAACAGGCGCAGGGCTACGTCGTTGCAGGACTCGCCGTGCTCATTCTGCTCGCGGTCATGTTCTCGAAGAACCACGCGAAGACCACGCCTGTCTCTTTGCCGAGCGTCACGCCGTTTTCAAGCGATGCGAACGCACGCAAGATCGCAGAGTTGGAGCAGAACCTCACTGCGGAGCAGCGACAAAGCCAGCAGCAGACCCAGCAGCAGAAAACGTCTGCTGCCGGCACGACTGCAGGCATCCAGGCTCCGACACAGGCGGGTGGCCCGGCGTCTCCTGCTGCGCAGTCGGTAACGCCTGCGGCCACGGAGCCTCCCCGCGATCCCATAGCGGACGCGGAGAAGGCGATGGCCTTCAAGGCAAGATTCGCGTCGAACCTCGTCTCCGCCGATATCGGCGCTTCGCGCCCATCGGCGTCTCCTGAAGACTCCGCTGACGCGATCGCCCGCCCGGAGTCCGACTCGGTCACGCCTGCGGCTCATTCTGCGAACTCGCCATCGCAGGCTTCTGCTTCGCAGACCGCGGCGAATAAACGTGCGCCGGAGGTGAGCCTCAACTCAGCACACGGCCAGCCTTTTGCGATCTTCGAGGGCACCACGATCGACACCGTTCTGGTGGACAGACTCGACGGAGAGTTCGCGGGGAGCTTCAAGGTCATGGTCACCAATCCCGTCTACAGCGAAGACCGTCAGCATGTGGTCATCCCCGAGGGAACCTTCATTCTCGGAAATACCCAGAAGGTGTCGAGCTTCGGCCAAAAGCGCCTGGCTCTCACCTTCCACCGGATGCTTATGCCGGACAAATACTCCGTCGATCTCGATGTGTTCAAAGGTCTCGATCAGGCCGGGGAGACAGGTGTCAAAGGCAAAGTCAACAACCACTATCTCGAAGTTTTCGGAACATCCATTGCTCTCGGCGTCATCGCCGGCGCCGCTGAGTCCACGACGAACAGCGGCTATAACCAGAGCGGCTCGGACGCCTACCGCCAGGGCATAGCGTCCAGCCTTTCACAGTCGAGCGCGAACGTGCTCGACCGCTTCATCAACGTCCTGCCCACGCACACGATCTTCGAGGGGCACCGCATCAAGGTCTACATCATCCAGGACATGCTGCTGCCCGCTTACGAAAACCACGACATGCCGGCGGTGTTCTGATGCGTGTCCCTCTCATCCTTTGTCTCGGCTGCGTGCTCGTGGTTGGCTGCGCCTCCCCCTCGCCGCCGCCCAAACCCTCTCCCTATCGGTACAGGACGCCCGAACGTGTTGAAACACGTTCTCCGTCCCGTCCCGTATCCATCCACCCGTAACGCACCGGAGGTTCCACCATGAAAGCAGTAAGGATTGTACTTCCTGTCTTCGGCCTGTTCACTGCACTCGCGCCTGCGGCGCACGCGCAGTTCGGATCAGGCATCGTCTACGACCCCACACAGAGCGCCCATGCCGTCCAGGAGATCCAGCAAGGCGAGCAGCAACTTCAGAAGTGGGCAACCGAACTCAATAACTGGCAGCAACATCTCCTCAAGGAATCCCAGATATTTACCACCGCGGAACAGACCAGGACGCAGATCGTGACCATGTACAACCTGGCCTACCAAATGGCCACGATGCCGCAAAACCTTGAGGCGCGATATAAGGCTGACTGGTCGCAATGGCAGAGCCTCGCGGCTCCGCCAAATGCCTACGGCAATACGTCTCCGCTGGTAAATGCTCTGAACTTCGGTGGCCTGTCCCAGGCACAGCAGAGTTACAACATCGCCTACGTGCAGCCTCAGAGCTACCCCTCGGGGACCTACTCGTCGCTCGATTCAAGAACACAAGCCACAGTCGCGAACCAGTACGCCACGTCCGAGTTAGCACAAAGCACGACCACCGGCACACTCTCGACCCTGGGCACGATTCGCGCCGATGCCGAGGCATTCGCAACCAAGCTCGCCAACCTCGAATCGGACACCTTCTCCAACGATCCCAGCCAGCAGACGCAGAATGCCCTGCTCGGCAAGATCAACTCCGCCACGCTGCTCCAGATTCACTCCCAGCAGGACACCAACCAACTCCTCATGGCTTCGATCCAGCAACAGCTTTTCGCCCAAAAGCAGCAGATTGACGCGCAGAACCGCGCCATCAATGACTCCATTTACTTCCAGCAAAACTTCTCCAACACAATGCAGAACGTGAGCAACGGCGTGAGCACGTCCTTGCGTGCGATCTCACTCAGCACCACAGGACAGTAAGCCGGAGGCCGTTCATGCAGGATAATTCGTTTACCTTTCTCGGCCAGGCCATCAGTCAGCTTCTGTCGTCAAACAGCGCTGCATTGCAGGCTGCGGGACTTGATATGTTCCGTGGTCTAGCCGTTATTCTTATCGCCTGGTTCGGGATCAAATCCGCCCTGTCCGCCTCGCAGGGACACGGCGGATTTCATTTCGGCAAGTTTGCCGACCTGATCCTGTTGATCTCATTTGGCCTGGGAATGCTGACATACTATTCGACGCCGATCCCGGGTGTCGGCTTTAGCTTCAGCGACCTGATCACCAAAGAAACCCTGAACATCTCCGGCCAGATCGAGTCCGATACCACACAGCAGATCGCAACCACCGTCACCACAGCCGAGCAGCAGCTTGGAGCGCCTCCGGGTAACTTCAACATCCTCGAAGATCTGGTGTACCTGATACTTGCCATTCTTTTGGCGGCGATGCAGGCCGTATCCTTCGCAGTCATCTCCTATGGCTACGTCGCCGCCGCCGTATGCGTGCTGATAGGTCCGGTCTTTATCCCGTGGTTCATCGTGCCCAAGATGGACTGGCTCTTCTGGGGATGGTTTAAAGCCTTTATCGGCTTCAGCTTCTATCAGGTCATTGCCTCCGCGTTCATCTTCGTCTTTTCAAAGGTGCTGACCTCTATGTTCCAGGTCATCGGAACCATCAGCATCTCGAATGCACTGATGGAGCTACCCGCGCTGTTCATCACTCTTTTTGTCTGCATCTATGGACTGGTCAAAATCCCAGAGCTGACCGGCGCGATCCTCAGCGGACGCAGCGGCACCTGGGTTAACCCAATGGGAAGGTAATCATGACAGCTACGAATAACACGCTTAGAACCACCGATGCCGGACACAAGTTCCTGGAGTTGTACGCCGAGCCCGTCGTCACCAACACCTATCTGAAGGTGGCACTGCTCGTACTCTCCGTCGTTACGCTCGCTTCGCTTGCGCTTCTGTATCGCGCCGAAACCGCCGCCTTGCGGCTGAAGCCGCTAGTCATCGCGGTCTCGGAAGCCGGACGCGGGCAGGTGTCGAGCTACGCCGACTTCTCCAAAGTCCCGGTCGATCGCGTAAGCAAGTATTACCTCGCCCGCTGGACGGAGCTTTATTACGGTCGCAATCACGCTACTCTCCAGCGTGACTTCACCGAGTCGCTCAACTTCTTCTCGAACGACTTGCAGGGCGCTACGCTCCTGCGCGTCACCAAAGCAAAGACACTCGAAACCTTTCTTCTCGATCCGAGCACGTCGACCGTCGATATAGAAATCAAGGCCGTCGTTCTTGAAGACCTGCGAGAGGCACCCTATCGCGCCCATATCGAATTCGAGAAAGTGTTCCGTTCGCTTGGTGATCAGGACGAACAACGACGCGAATGCTGGACTGCGAATGTCGTCTACAGCTTCCGTGATGAAGTGCCAAACAAGATGTTACTCACCAATCCTCTCGGCCTGGTCATCAGCTATGTCCATGAGGATCAGGCATTCGGGAGCTAACGATCATGCGATCGAAGATGCCCATACTGCTTTACTGCGCCGACCGCGAACTGCTCTCAAACACGGCCTTCGCGCTGCGCCTGCAACCCTACGATGTCACTGCCATTGACGACAGTCGGAGCGCCGCTGCCGTCATGATGGCGAGCCACCTCGTCTGCGGCATCCTGATCCACGCAAGACAAGGTGATCTCGCAGGCAGGATGATCCATCGCTTGCTCGAAACGGACCTGCATACACCTTTGCTGCTGGTGGATCGGGCAGGAGATCTCGCACCCGTCCGGTACGCAGACATGGTGCTCTATGGCCGCAATACCTCGATGGCCCACATCCTCAGCGCTCTCAATGTGCTCTGCGCGAGAAAGCGCGGACCCCGGAACGCTGCATGAGGTATCTGTCCGTGTGTTCAGGCATTGAGGCTGTCTCGGTTGCGTGGGGCCCGTTGGGCTGGCAACCTGCCATGTTCGCGGAGATTGATCCTTTCTGTTGCTGGCTGCTGTGCTCGCGCTATGGCGCATCGCGGCCCATCCACATGCCCAGTCCGCACGATGCGCCCACACGGAAAGAGGCGAAGCAGCGCGCGGCAGCCATTCGCAACATCGTTGCTCTGTCTGCCGGAGGCGCCGTTACCAATGCCGGAGACTTCACAAAGATTGGAGCTGAGGATGCCGGAGCAATCGACCTTTTGGCCGGAGGAACACCTTGCCAATCTTTCTCCATCGCCGGTAAGCGAGCGGGACTGGATGACCCGCGTGGCAACCTCACCATCGAGTTTGCTCGACTTGCTGGTCGACTCCGGCCCCTATGGCTGGTGTGGGAGAACGTCCCCGGCGTCCTGTCGATCGATGACGGACGCACGTTTGGAGCCTTCCTCGGGATGCTGGTCGAACTCGGGTACGGGATCGCCTATAGAGTTCTGGACGCTCAGTATTTCGGAGTACCCCAGCGACCGCGCCGCGTCTTCGTTGTCGGATGTCTTGGAAGCTGGCGAGGTGCCGCAGCGGTATTATTTGAGCGCCACAGCCTGTCGGGGTATCCTCCGCCGCGCCGAGAAGCGCGGCAAGGAGCTACCGGAGGCGTTGAAGTCGGCCCTGCTGGCGGTCGCCTCACGGACACTGCCCCAACCATCGATGCCGGATGTAAGGACGGGTTCGTCCGCAATCAACTAGGCGCAGGAGTCCTCTCCTCCACCGATGAGATATCTCATTGCCCGAATGCTGGTGGCATGGGCAGGCAGGACTTCGAAACAGAAACACTGATCGCTCATGCGCTCTCAGCCGATGGCTTCGACGCGGGCGAGGACGGCACCGGGCGTGGAACGTCCGTCGTGCCGGTCGCCATCTGTACTGCGCATACCCAGTCGAATGGTAGCGGGTTCTCTGACGATGTTGCCCATACCTTGGAGAGTGGAGGGGCGCAGGCTGTCGCCTTTGCGCAGAACAGCCGGGACGAAGTACGACTGCATGGATGGGACGGAAGGACAGTCGGAGCGCTGTCTGCGCAACCGGGCGCGAAGCAGCAATCCTACGTCGCCTTCTCCGCAAAAGTTTATGGCGCTGACGCGGATGACGTCGCACCGACATTGCGCAGCATTGGGCCTGATCGGAGCCATGCCAACGGTGGCGGCCAGGTAGCGATCGCCTTCGCACAGAATCAGGAAGGAGATGTTCTCAGCGGCGATGTAATGCAGTCGCTCGGAACCAACTCCAATGCCACCGGACGCAACGCCCCGACGATTGCGTTCACGCTCCACGGCAGTGACGGCACCGCGAGTGCAGCCTCATCCACCGAAACCGCAGGAAGCCTCCGGACCCGTGCTCCGGGAAGCATCGAGAACAGCTCGACTACCGCGGTGCTCCAGGAACAGTCTGTCGCCTGGTCTGGAGAACTCACTGCATCGACCGATGTAGCGGGAACACTTCAGCGTGGCGGAGAGGGCGGGCGCGTCGATGGTGTTATGACGCCTCAGATGGCAGTGCGGCGATTGGCTCCACGCGAGTGCGAGCGATTACAGGGATTCCCAGACGATTACACGCTGGTCGAGTATCGCGGCAAGATGGCAGCCGATGGCCCTCGCTACAAAGCGCTCGGTAACTCGATGGCGGTTCCGGTCATGCATTGGATCGGGAAACGGATTGCAGCAGTCGATAAGGTCCTCCGCGACCGGCCCGGTATCGAGAGGGTCCAATGAGCAACGGCTTGCAGATTCTGAACAGACTGGCGCGTATCTCCCAATCACGGAAAAGCTATGGTCTTTTTCTTGCCCTCACAGCTTCGGAGTTCACGCTGTGCAACTCGCCTTCTCGCCGGTCGCCCAAACACAGGCTCTTCGCGTGCCAGGACGCAAACGGCGATGGAAGCAACCGATCGGTGCGGTTCACCCACGATCTGCTTTTGGAGCAGGACTTGGTGGCGAGCGGACATGGCACCACTGCTGTCCGATTGCACAGAAGTCCTGAACGCGATGGATCTCTTCAGACGGGTGTTTCCGTAAAGCGCCATCCCTCCTCGTATTTTCCCTGCTCACCCTCGGTCACTCGCTCGGTGCTTATCCCACGCCCTGCGGCACGGCGCGTCTCTGCTTCGGCTTCGCCGCCCTTGCGGGTTACGGCTTTCAGAAAATCTTTTCGGCAAGACTCCGCACAAGACGCGGACGAAAAGATTTTCCGAACCTTCCGTAAAAGCGCCGCTTGGCACTTGGGAGCGGGGCACCTCCCGTCGCTTCGCGCAAGAGTGTCCCGAGGGCAATCCGGGCAAATACAAACAAGGAGAAACACAATGGCACTCTACGAAAACAAGATCACTCTGAAGGGCTTCCTCGGCAAGGACGCCGAGAACTTCGCAACCAAACAGCAGAAGACCTTCACCGTCCTCTCACTTGCCACCAAGTCCGGCTACAAGGACAAGCAGATCGAGCAATGGGTCAACCACACCGAATGGCACCGCATCGTCACCTTCGGCAAGCCCGCCGACCACGCGAAGAACCTGAAGAAGGGCGACTACGTCGAGATCGAGGGCGAGCTCCGCAGCACCGAGTTTGACGCCGAGGTCGGTGAGGGCAAGAAGAAGACCACGTTCAAGCGTCGTGGTTGGGAGATACGCGCCAGCCTCGTCAAGAAGCTGGCGCAGCCCGAGAGCTCACGTGGAGAGAACCTCGACGCCGAGCCGGTCACGGAGGACGACGCGGCTTAGGCCGTGTTGTCCTCCCTCGGGAGGTGCAATCATGAATCTCTTCGCCAACAGTGTTACGTTGCGTGGGTTCCTCGGCAGAGATGCCGAGGCGCCTCCATCGGATGGCATCACGGCAGAGTCGTTCGCAGTACTCACCCTATGTACCGAGGCCGGTCAGTGGGTGAAACGCGATAGCTACTGGCTCTCTCATACCGCCGAACATACGATCATCTGTCCCGGCCCGTTCTTGTGCGGTCTGACGCGCGGCATGAAGCGGGGTGACTACATCGAAATCGAGGGCACGCTAAGAGACTTCGAGTACCCCCAACCAGTCGTGATCTCTGAAGACCCACTCGCGATGAAGGAGAGCGGCTTCGAGATACATGCCATCAAGATTCAGCGACTCGACTATCCGCCAAGCGAAGTATACGAGGTTGCCGACAACTAATCGCTGTCCAGCCTTCTTCACGGAGAGGCTAACGCCTCTCCGCTCTTTTCTGAAATTCCCGCTTCGCCATCGCGGCGGAAAGGAACCCAATGTTCGCCAACGCTGTATTCGTTGCCACTCTGATCTTTCTCGCGCTCGGATTCTGGCTGAGCGCGGAACTGCGCTTCCTCACTCCCTGGCGCAGCTTCATTCTTCATCACGATCTT
The nucleotide sequence above comes from Tunturibacter empetritectus. Encoded proteins:
- a CDS encoding type IV secretion system protein translates to MQDNSFTFLGQAISQLLSSNSAALQAAGLDMFRGLAVILIAWFGIKSALSASQGHGGFHFGKFADLILLISFGLGMLTYYSTPIPGVGFSFSDLITKETLNISGQIESDTTQQIATTVTTAEQQLGAPPGNFNILEDLVYLILAILLAAMQAVSFAVISYGYVAAAVCVLIGPVFIPWFIVPKMDWLFWGWFKAFIGFSFYQVIASAFIFVFSKVLTSMFQVIGTISISNALMELPALFITLFVCIYGLVKIPELTGAILSGRSGTWVNPMGR
- the dcm gene encoding DNA cytosine methyltransferase, whose translation is MRYLSVCSGIEAVSVAWGPLGWQPAMFAEIDPFCCWLLCSRYGASRPIHMPSPHDAPTRKEAKQRAAAIRNIVALSAGGAVTNAGDFTKIGAEDAGAIDLLAGGTPCQSFSIAGKRAGLDDPRGNLTIEFARLAGRLRPLWLVWENVPGVLSIDDGRTFGAFLGMLVELGYGIAYRVLDAQYFGVPQRPRRVFVVGCLGSWRGAAAVLFERHSLSGYPPPRREARQGATGGVEVGPAGGRLTDTAPTIDAGCKDGFVRNQLGAGVLSSTDEISHCPNAGGMGRQDFETETLIAHALSADGFDAGEDGTGRGTSVVPVAICTAHTQSNGSGFSDDVAHTLESGGAQAVAFAQNSRDEVRLHGWDGRTVGALSAQPGAKQQSYVAFSAKVYGADADDVAPTLRSIGPDRSHANGGGQVAIAFAQNQEGDVLSGDVMQSLGTNSNATGRNAPTIAFTLHGSDGTASAASSTETAGSLRTRAPGSIENSSTTAVLQEQSVAWSGELTASTDVAGTLQRGGEGGRVDGVMTPQMAVRRLAPRECERLQGFPDDYTLVEYRGKMAADGPRYKALGNSMAVPVMHWIGKRIAAVDKVLRDRPGIERVQ
- a CDS encoding single-stranded DNA-binding protein, with product MALYENKITLKGFLGKDAENFATKQQKTFTVLSLATKSGYKDKQIEQWVNHTEWHRIVTFGKPADHAKNLKKGDYVEIEGELRSTEFDAEVGEGKKKTTFKRRGWEIRASLVKKLAQPESSRGENLDAEPVTEDDAA
- a CDS encoding VirB8/TrbF family protein; translation: MTATNNTLRTTDAGHKFLELYAEPVVTNTYLKVALLVLSVVTLASLALLYRAETAALRLKPLVIAVSEAGRGQVSSYADFSKVPVDRVSKYYLARWTELYYGRNHATLQRDFTESLNFFSNDLQGATLLRVTKAKTLETFLLDPSTSTVDIEIKAVVLEDLREAPYRAHIEFEKVFRSLGDQDEQRRECWTANVVYSFRDEVPNKMLLTNPLGLVISYVHEDQAFGS
- a CDS encoding TrbI/VirB10 family protein, which codes for MPEEKQIPEVSEVQAAAPQTKVPPALRDKRALPEGVVPKQAQGYVVAGLAVLILLAVMFSKNHAKTTPVSLPSVTPFSSDANARKIAELEQNLTAEQRQSQQQTQQQKTSAAGTTAGIQAPTQAGGPASPAAQSVTPAATEPPRDPIADAEKAMAFKARFASNLVSADIGASRPSASPEDSADAIARPESDSVTPAAHSANSPSQASASQTAANKRAPEVSLNSAHGQPFAIFEGTTIDTVLVDRLDGEFAGSFKVMVTNPVYSEDRQHVVIPEGTFILGNTQKVSSFGQKRLALTFHRMLMPDKYSVDLDVFKGLDQAGETGVKGKVNNHYLEVFGTSIALGVIAGAAESTTNSGYNQSGSDAYRQGIASSLSQSSANVLDRFINVLPTHTIFEGHRIKVYIIQDMLLPAYENHDMPAVF